The Candidatus Nomurabacteria bacterium genomic sequence GCTGAGACACTTAGTAGGCTCGAATCAAAACCCACTAAGGGTGTGCCTATTCGTAAGCAAAAGGAATCATTAAGTGAGGTTCGGGCGCGGAGACAGTTGGTCTGGCTGGCGTGTTTATTGGCTGTCATTGTTCTAGGGTTTATCACAGGGATGATTCAATATACAACTAAATTGGCAGTCTGCGGGGAGCCGCCATTGACACAAAGCCTTGTCGTCGAGGGCGGTAGTCCAGTTTTGCATCCAGGTGAAGAAGGCTATGGACCAGGACTTCTCAACACATACTACTGCAAAGATGAAGCAAAGAGAAAGTTTGGTACGGACTAATCTGATCAATAGCACCATATATTTTGATTTTATATGAAACAAGAAAAGCATAGATTTAGCACCACGGCGGCGTTAAGCGCTGGTTGTCTTGTGGTACTTGCGCTTGCCTGTAGTTATAACGAGGGTTTAGTAAAGCAAAACGACGCTTATCTCGCAAGTAAGCAATGGGGTAGTTATGACTATGGCGTTGAACCGACGTATGTAATAGCGATGGCATGCATTGCTATATTTGTCATGGCCTTCACGGCGCTCTTGCTACTGAGGAAATCGGAAAAGCAGAAAAGAAGTAACGTAGGAGTATTGGTTTTCCCTGCGATACTACTACTAATAATTAATGCTTTGTGCATGTTAGACCTTTTGCTATCTAGCTGGTCAATTCCTCAACGATGCGGGGAAGGGTTCGGGCTGGGAAACTGTTTTTTGTTCGACGGACTGGGTACAATCTTTTACTACGCATCAGTCCCTCTCTTCTATTTGATTGCTGTAATCTTGTTGGTGCTGAATCGGAAATTTGGGACAAAACAGCGGAAGCTTCGGAGGTTAAAACGGAGTGACGTACCAGGAATTCTATAGATTAGGAATCACTGTCGCCAGCTAAAGTGTATGATCTTGTATATCTTGGTGACGAGCACTGATTTGTTGAAGTGTTTTGCAAAAGAGGTAATTAACTACTTCGAAAACCCGTCAGGATTTTGCGATTGCCAGTTCCAGCTGTCGCGGCAGGCTTCTTGGACGGATAGTTTAGCTTGCCAGCTGAGCTCGCGCTCGGCTTTGGACACGTCGGCGTAGCAGGCGGCGATGTCGCCAGCGCGGCGTGGCGAGACTATGTAGGGGACTTTTTTGCCACTGGCTTCTTCGAATGCATGGATTAGCTCGAGGACTGAGGTGCCACGGCCGGTGCCGAGGTTATAGACTTGAGCGCCTGGTCGCATGTGAGTGAGCGCCGCAACGTGCCCACGGGCGAGGTCGACCACGTGGATGTAGTCGCGTACGCCAGTGCCGTCGACCGTGTCGTAGTCGTCGCCAAATACAGATAGTTTGTCGCGCTTGCCTACGGCAACTTGGGCGATGTATGGCATGAGGTTGTTTGGAATGTCTTTGGGGTCTTCGCCGATCAGGCCGGACTCGTGCGCGCCGATGGGGTTGAAGTAGCGCAAAATGGTTACGGACAGGTCATCGTTGGCTATTACTGCGTCGCGCAAGATTTCTTCGCACATGTATTTGGTTTTGCCGTAGGGATTGGTCAGGTCGATGCCGACGGGTGAGTCTTCGGTGAGTGGCATGTGCTCGGGCGTGCCATAGACGGTTGCTGATGAACTGAAGACGACTTGTTTGACGTTGTGTTGCTGCATGACTTCTAGCAGCGTGAGCGTCGAATCAAGATTGTTTTTGTAGTAGAGCAGAGGCTTTGCAACTGATTCGCCGACGGCTTTGAGGCCGGCGAAATGAATGACGGCATCGAACGAATGTTCGCTGAATATCTTGCCGAGCGCATCGGTGTCGCGGACGTCTACTTCGTAAAAAGGAATTGTGTTGCCTGTGATTTTTTCAACCCGATACAAGGCCTCAACACTACTGTTGATTAGGCTGTCGACGACAACGACATCGTAGCCTGCGGCGATGAGTTCTATGACGGTGTGAGAGCCTATGTAACCGGCACCGCCAGTTACGAGAATGTTCACGCACGGTCTCCTGTGTAACTGTCGCGCACGACTTTGCGGATTTTTGTTATGAAGAGAGATTTGTCGAAGCGCTTGGCTTTGCGACGGAGGGTTGCTGGGAGGAAGTTGATAGCTTGAGCGTCGCTTATGGCGGTAGCTACGGATTCGACAGTTTGATCGCGGAAAAGTATGCCGCTGACGCCGTCGTCGACGATGTCTTTGGCGCCGCCACGGCCAAGAGCGATGACTGGCGTGCCCGCTGCAAGTGCTTCGGCGGCAACGATACCGAAGTCTTCTTCGGCT encodes the following:
- the galE gene encoding UDP-glucose 4-epimerase GalE; this encodes MNILVTGGAGYIGSHTVIELIAAGYDVVVVDSLINSSVEALYRVEKITGNTIPFYEVDVRDTDALGKIFSEHSFDAVIHFAGLKAVGESVAKPLLYYKNNLDSTLTLLEVMQQHNVKQVVFSSSATVYGTPEHMPLTEDSPVGIDLTNPYGKTKYMCEEILRDAVIANDDLSVTILRYFNPIGAHESGLIGEDPKDIPNNLMPYIAQVAVGKRDKLSVFGDDYDTVDGTGVRDYIHVVDLARGHVAALTHMRPGAQVYNLGTGRGTSVLELIHAFEEASGKKVPYIVSPRRAGDIAACYADVSKAERELSWQAKLSVQEACRDSWNWQSQNPDGFSK